A genomic segment from Cyanobium sp. NIES-981 encodes:
- a CDS encoding DUF4912 domain-containing protein, which yields MTLRQLRQIASDLGVTLYSRKSKDELVAEISSRKDEPADNLSQAAPSAEVPLDEPPPLKSIEASMPPAPRPTAETSVVFLPRDPQWAYVFWDISEDDRAAAFAAGANQLCLRVADVTGLSGGSAHPHTLQEVVVDSHATEWYLPVPLSDRDYRVELGYRKGSGGGWISLAFSSVARVPALHPSDQILDQFVPFTLESSAPVAVATPAAPPAPPADTGLHERLYQTATSQWRRISRGSEAFHELDTSGLDSSDLNASGLGIWASGRSDSGIGGVAPRQRSFWLVADAELIVYGATDPSAKLSIGGEDVPLSADGTFRVQVPFRDGRQIYPIEAVAADGVQKRSITLEFSRTTPEDNSNPADQAVAEWF from the coding sequence ATGACGCTCAGGCAGCTGCGCCAAATCGCCAGTGATCTGGGCGTGACCCTTTACAGCCGCAAATCCAAGGACGAGCTGGTGGCCGAGATCAGCTCCCGCAAGGATGAGCCGGCCGACAACCTCAGCCAGGCCGCTCCGTCAGCCGAGGTTCCGCTCGATGAGCCGCCACCGTTGAAGAGCATCGAGGCCTCGATGCCCCCCGCGCCGCGACCCACCGCGGAAACCAGCGTGGTCTTCCTGCCCCGGGATCCCCAGTGGGCCTATGTGTTCTGGGACATCTCCGAGGATGACCGTGCCGCCGCCTTCGCCGCCGGCGCCAACCAGCTCTGCCTGCGCGTCGCCGACGTGACCGGGCTCTCCGGCGGTTCCGCCCATCCCCACACCCTCCAGGAAGTCGTGGTCGACAGCCACGCCACCGAGTGGTATCTGCCGGTGCCCCTGAGCGATCGCGACTACCGGGTGGAGCTGGGCTACCGCAAGGGATCCGGCGGCGGCTGGATCTCTCTGGCCTTCTCCTCCGTTGCCCGGGTTCCGGCCCTCCATCCCAGCGACCAGATCCTGGACCAGTTCGTTCCCTTCACGCTGGAGTCGAGCGCCCCTGTGGCCGTGGCAACGCCCGCCGCACCGCCGGCTCCGCCGGCTGACACCGGCCTGCATGAGCGCCTGTATCAGACCGCCACGTCCCAGTGGCGCCGGATCAGCCGGGGCTCGGAGGCCTTCCATGAGCTCGACACCAGTGGGCTGGACTCCTCCGATCTGAATGCCTCGGGTCTGGGCATCTGGGCAAGCGGGCGCAGCGACTCGGGGATCGGTGGTGTCGCTCCCCGGCAGCGCTCCTTCTGGCTCGTGGCCGATGCCGAACTGATCGTGTACGGCGCCACCGACCCCTCCGCCAAGCTCAGCATCGGCGGAGAGGATGTGCCTCTCTCCGCCGATGGCACCTTCCGGGTTCAGGTGCCATTCCGCGACGGCCGCCAGATCTATCCGATCGAAGCCGTCGCCGCCGATGGGGTGCAGAAACGCAGCATCACCCTCGAGTTCAGCCGCACCACGCCGGAAGACAACAGCAATCCGGCCGACCAGGCTGTGGCTGAGTGGTTCTGA